One window of the Torulaspora delbrueckii CBS 1146 chromosome 6, complete genome genome contains the following:
- the NVJ3 gene encoding Nvj3p (similar to Saccharomyces cerevisiae YDR179W-A; ancestral locus Anc_8.379), producing MSAILYNTNSSLIPKFQKYRQHRELPGVAKLGSQQGTANNGSDLDLPFESAHEKNSDAYLQDLCSSVYPQLLHQRVCKLSPAVDLPVHAFMCLIWKNFVTSWYGVKIPTSDDKFMVQLFELVEEIVSRMKKVDFRYESFLTDDLPLLLSQHIRTMRICLREDDVFRRYCQLTSYEEGYYPQTVTNYILSSVRCESTLQTSFLQALFNNLLLGKVLDKITEPYFVVAAIDKICEVRGTRPAKNGFKQWSFQDFKSSIAKVGKTIALMTSMNKDSKTKLSRPFPYIGAFSLFVDVLKLPERKPFLYAFGKTVQYWSAKSKSLNAIMQNLFFNILSRFFKKNDTRTLFVSLRSMLFPNDNKLGPGKEIPVGGEFKKFVDASIEKQWQSIRSRWVNQVLGIDRSGIQELNEVITKDKRCNRLLVIRILDCLLAQTSTKGA from the coding sequence AGAATTGCCTGGTGTTGCAAAATTGGGGTCTCAACAAGGTACGGCTAATAATGGTTCAGATCTTGACCTGCCCTTCGAAAGTGCTCATGAAAAGAATTCAGACGCTTATTTGCAAGACTTGTGTAGTTCAGTGTACCCACAATTACTACATCAAAGGGTTTGTAAGCTGAGTCCAGCTGTTGACCTACCTGTTCATGCGTTTATGTGCCTTATATGGAAGAACTTTGTAACATCGTGGTACGGCGTCAAGATACCAACTTCTGATGATAAGTTTATGGTACAATTGTTTGAGTTAGTCGAAGAGATTGTTTCGCGGATGAAGAAGGTTGATTTTCGTTACGAATCGTTCTTGACTGACGATTTGCCGCTATTGTTGTCGCAACACATCCGAACAATGAGGATATGTCTTCGAGAAGATGACGTTTTTAGACGTTACTGCCAGTTGACTTCATATGAGGAGGGATACTATCCCCAAACAGTGACTAATTACATTTTATCATCGGTACGATGTGAATCCACGCTACAAACAAGTTTCCTTCAAGCTCTCTTTAACAATTTATTACTGGGAAAAGTGCTAGATAAGATTACTGAACCCTACTTCGTTGTTGCCGCTATTGACAAGATATGTGAGGTACGAGGAACTCGCCCGGCGAAAAATGGGTTCAAACAGTGGTCATTCCAGGACTTTAAAAGCTCAATTGCCAAGGTCGGTAAGACAATTGCTCTTATGACTTCCATGAACAAGGACTCGAAAACGAAACTTTCACGACCATTCCCATACATAGGAGCCTTCTCGCTGTTTGTGGATGTACTTAAGCTTCCCGAAAGAAAGCCTTTTTTGTATGCATTTGGTAAAACTGTCCAATATTGGTCTGCCAAGTCCAAGTCCCTCAATGCCATAATGCAAaaccttttcttcaacataCTTTCacgtttcttcaagaaaaatgacACCAGAACTTTGTTTGTATCACTGAGGTCCATGTTATTCCCCAATGATAACAAATTAGGACCTGGTAAAGAAATCCCAGTTGGTGGAGAGTTCAAAAAATTTGTTGATGCAAGTATCGAAAAACAATGGCAGTCTATTCGGTCGCGCTGGGTTAACCAAGTGCTTGGTATTGATCGTTCAGGAATCCAGGAGCTAAATGAGGTAATAACCAAGGACAAGCGATGTAATAGGCTGCTGGTTATCAGGATACTAGATTGTCTCTTGGCTCAAACAAGCACAAAGGGTGCCTAA
- the PUS5 gene encoding pseudouridine synthase PUS5 (similar to Saccharomyces cerevisiae PUS5 (YLR165C); ancestral locus Anc_8.380) — MSIGSRTLPVVCECSNYFIVNKPYGMFSQPGDLGQKYAHYPVKAKPPVVLDELRRQYGKGRVDAGEWRTVHRLDACVTGGMLLVKNKNAAIQFSKNLRAGGNKGFKMTRRYVAIVGEGEIGTKYRSDTGVIQCLGMTTRYRRFDEKCYVLELISGGKHQIRRHLAQGVGQPILNDEKFQGSLVPGTNPAQIALHSACIKTTVGFQKRSHLIPMVYNNDGKLWDPKYVDREGNFNLELQRMLLNDWTDIVF; from the coding sequence ATGAGTATCGGCTCAAGAACTTTGCCAGTTGTGTGTGAGTGTAGTAACTACTTCATTGTGAACAAGCCATATGGGATGTTCTCTCAACCTGGTGACCTTGGTCAGAAATATGCGCATTATCCAGTTAAAGCGAAGCCTCCAGTAGTTCTGGATGAGTTAAGACGGCAGTATGGAAAGGGCAGGGTGGACGCAGGAGAGTGGAGGACAGTTCATAGGCTTGATGCGTGTGTTACAGGCGGTATGCTACTTGTTAAGAATAAGAACGCTGCTATTCAGTTCTCTAAAAACCTTCGAGCCGGCGGTAACAAGGGTTTTAAAATGACAAGAAGATATGTTGCAATTGTAGGTGaaggagaaattggaacCAAGTATAGGAGCGATACTGGAGTGATTCAGTGTCTGGGGATGACAACAAGGTATAGGCgatttgatgaaaaatgttATGTACTGGAATTGATCTCTGGCGGTAAGCACCAAATTCGCCGCCATTTGGCACAAGGAGTCGGACAGCCGATCCTTAACGATGAGAAGTTCCAGGGTTCGTTAGTGCCGGGGACAAATCCTGCCCAGATCGCTTTGCATTCGGCATGTATCAAGACCACAGTGGGTTTCCAGAAGAGGTCGCATCTGATACCGATGGTCTATAACAACGATGGGAAATTGTGGGACCCTAAATACGTTGACCGCGAGGGCAACTTTAACCTTGAGTTGCAGAGAATGTTGCTGAACGATTGGACCGATATCGTTTTTTAG
- the SCC2 gene encoding cohesin-loading factor complex subunit SCC2 (similar to Saccharomyces cerevisiae SCC2 (YDR180W); ancestral locus Anc_8.381), with protein sequence MSDFPGEDKKIPKRLIEAVAHAPVDYLVPKLGLSNLLDSEFETNVIQRQDVFATQHTKAYSDLQPMSFDVADDANQELLFRRPRNMSFGSTNQSATLFDGLSPLASRCLAASAQVSSDNIKESLLVQLERPGKHSSKSTDDGESKMEFKTESSPKRIKTGSGISMNRVDLGDKYIQELTTILGIIKKDDFEAAEYWYPVVDDAPVLSETCLAKLSIIMKNILSVPSSWHSVESSWLVDLLKILVGNIECATQHSQESNEDRIISRIAHASTSLIFTIFMISKNDKRLFLEQFVSEPTNFMSASFEYLLSEPSDVDNVKDQTILLQQSISLLPSYIDNVSFIDESLVFKFVYLFAKLLMTNASEAVTDLQLQNSWYKMKDSSRKILVTLFQKVSEQREFILEELLSHGEQTPVKRNQKKLRKVGSDIFVTDFTLTIVSMLETLNCSDHCKNLPEETSDKLAYVKERFTIEFEHSTAFGSRIADVLLNKLIENPSSYRHVIENYVYDLIALLPYPQYSISQHLLDVIFKKLLTATSSPQQQSANVETTFLQLLGATGASIFEIKCATRPNEGNNLIKLVNYPESLPQFISSYENCLKFCLSKGVRHSGARYLWNQVVGILLKAVKYTKDDKAQSDKFLEILFTELNRGESLFSSSENVPKIKYLDIKYDYYSFLHAFDLMNLYEPYLKVLLTLLESEKIKMKSTAIKCLSMLASHDKAILFSPMVKHTIGKTLENSPASVKDAILDLINRGSSAEEYYQQINHNYDDESTLIRKRVLKMNEKIYIETGSQQIKATVASRILLRMEDEEDSIIEMARDVLLKQWVSSITEEPSPERQVQKCREVIRGMAGVASINEKCSRHFEWFLNFYLLNGDSHSPETYVAIKQCLNKITDVLVQTITELQASEKEISTMWNREHLLFLLAKFADCNVSFITKNHIIALYPYLMSDERSDIQYYILHVFRNILEKDSTFSTKFLHDLETTLLSRLPRMNVKEISEAMPLIWCVATHRNDTGRVLKACSSCFQHLTPYVSQVTKSSTITAEGKLQRLIYLATGFARYCHFTTFTGKPVLVGEDESVYAFVAKRLIVLSRNGVPHVIRRVAIKNLVQLSGSHPNLFNSKPILSLIDGELESASLDIKLVILESLYDFFTAEERRSILKTGVNGSISSNERLKKKLLKEKRVESANDGVCSALITRFLRHILKVCRLADIKSSLIAVRLLKLTLQYGYTNPSHCIPTFISLIASTNDYMRHVAIEMLTELFEKYETMVFSGITPGVKLAIEYSQSLQGRNFSRNKLFLNNLQNIVGMGKKNSTRYFKSVFKVLKVYFNKINGPHTEDMIKDSILFISANLCSLSFPSQFELAEILNIIELQAEQLTESLVDEYQDEEEINVPQNVENTFVVLECLKRLKSFLIADYGLKIDISTVEGAQALELKKKHLTSTSKHDFSSELEKLLSALTGQVILDDLTKMVRQAS encoded by the coding sequence ATGTCAGATTTCCCAGGTGAGGATAAAAAGATACCCAAAAGGCTGATTGAAGCTGTGGCTCATGCCCCTGTAGACTACCTGGTGCCCAAACTAGGTCTTTCGAACTTACTCGACTCGGAATTTGAGACTAATGTGATCCAGCGGCAAGATGTCTTTGCCACGCAACACACTAAAGCATACTCAGATTTGCAACCAATGTCGTTTGATGTGGCAGATGATGCAAACCAAGAACTACTCTTCAGAAGACCACGAAATATGTCTTTTGGTTCTACCAACCAAAGTGCGACCTTGTTCGATGGTCTCTCTCCTTTGGCAAGCCGATGCCTTGCTGCTTCGGCCCAAGTTTCAAGTGATAACATCAAAGAAAGTCtacttgttcaattggaaagacCAGGGAAACATTCGTCAAAGTCTACAGATGACGGTGAAAGCAAAATGGAGTTCAAAACTGAGAGTTCACCAAAGAGGATAAAGACTGGATCTGGTATATCAATGAACAGGGTAGATTTGGGAGACAAATATATACAGGAACTGACTACAATTCTAGGCATCATAAAAAAGGATGATTTCGAAGCTGCCGAGTATTGGTATCCAGTGGTTGACGACGCGCCTGTCCTTTCTGAAACCTGTCTAGCAAAATTAAGCATTATTATGAAGAATATTCTATCTGTCCCAAGTTCATGGCATAGCGTCGAGAGTTCATGGCTTGTTGATTTGCTTAAAATTTTGGTTGGAAACATTGAATGTGCGACGCAGCATTCTCAGGAAAGTAACGAAGATAGAATAATAAGCAGAATTGCCCATGCCTCGACTTCCCTGATTTTCACTATATTCATGATATCCAAGAATGACAAGCGTCTTTTCCTCGAGCAGTTTGTGTCTGAACCCACAAACTTCATGAGCGCTTCCTTCGAATATCTTTTGAGCGAACCATCAGATGTCGACAACGTCAAGGATCAGACAATTTTACTACAGCAATCTATTTCACTGCTTCCTAGCTACATTGATAATGTTTCTTTCATAGATGAGTCCTTGGTTTTCAAGTTCGTCTATTTATTTGCAAAGCTTCTCATGACTAACGCATCGGAGGCCGTCACTGATCTTCAACTACAAAATAGCTGGTATaagatgaaagattcaagCAGAAAGATATTAGTCACATTGTTCCAAAAGGTTTCTGAACAAAGGGAGTTTATCTTAGAGGAGCTTTTATCCCATGGCGAGCAAACACCTGTGAAAAGGAACCAAAAAAAGCTCCGAAAAGTTGGCAGTGACATATTTGTGACCGATTTCACACTGACGATCGTGTCAATGCTCGAAACCCTAAATTGCTCCGATCATTGCAAGAATCTACCCGAAGAAACGAGCGATAAGTTAGCGTATGTCAAAGAGAGGTTTACTATCGAATTTGAACACTCGACTGCATTTGGGTCTAGAATAGCAGATGTGCTTTTAAATAAATTGATTGAAAACCCCTCCTCCTATCGGCATGTGATTGAAAATTACGTTTACGACCTAATCGCACTACTTCCCTATCCACAATATTCGATTTCGCAACATTTACTAGAtgttatcttcaaaaaacTCCTTACCGCTACCTCTTCGCCTCAACAGCAGTCTGCCAACGTGGAGACCACGTTTTTGCAGCTTCTTGGAGCCACTGGCGCCtctatctttgaaatcaaatgtGCGACCCGACCAAATGAAGGAAACAATTTAATAAAACTAGTGAATTATCCGGAAAGCTTACCACAATTCATAAGCTCCTACGAAAACTGCTTGAAGTTCTGCCTGTCAAAAGGCGTAAGGCATTCTGGAGCAAGATACTTATGGAATCAAGTCGTTGGTATTTTGCTGAAGGCAGTTAAATATACAAAGGATGATAAAGCTCAAAGTGACAAATTTCTCGAAATCCTATTCACAGAACTAAACAGAGGAGAATCTTTATTTAGCAGCAGTGAAAATGTTCCGAAGATCAAATACTTGGATATCAAATATGATTATTATTCCTTTTTGCATGCTTTCGATCTCATGAACCTCTATGAACCATATTTGAAGGTCCTGTTAACATTACTTGAAAGTGAGAAGATAAAGATGAAATCGACAGCAATCAAATGCCTTTCAATGCTGGCGTCTCATGATAAGGCGATACTATTTAGCCCAATGGTCAAGCACACTATTGGGAAAACCTTAGAAAACTCTCCCGCATCCGTGAAAGATGCAATACTAGACCTTATCAACAGGGGATCATCGGCCGAGGAATATTATCAACAAATCAATCACAATTATGATGACGAAAGTACATTAATCCGTAAGCGGGTACTCAAGATGAACGAGAAGATATACATTGAAACCGGTTCCCAACAAATAAAGGCTACGGTGgcatcaagaattttgtTGAGAAtggaggatgaagaagactcaaTTATAGAAATGGCGAGAGATGTGCTGCTGAAACAATGGGTTTCATCGATTACCGAGGAACCATCGCCTGAAAGACAAGTTCAGAAATGTAGAGAAGTGATTAGAGGAATGGCTGGCGTGGCTAGCATCAACGAAAAGTGCTCGCGCCATTTCGAGTGGTTTTTGAACTTCTACCTACTGAACGGAGATAGTCATTCCCCAGAGACCTATGTTGCAATCAAGCAGTGTCTGAATAAAATAACTGACGTGCTGGTTCAAACTATAACAGAATTGCAGGCCTCTGAAAAGGAAATATCAACCATGTGGAATAGAGAACATCTACTTTTTTTACTGGCGAAATTTGCTGACTGCAATGTTTCCTTCATTACGAAGAACCATATTATTGCATTATACCCTTACCTAATGTCAGATGAAAGATCCGACATTCAATATTACATTTTGCATGTTTTCAGAAATATCCTGGAAAAGGATTCGACCTTCAGCacaaagtttcttcatgatcTAGAAACTACGTTGCTGAGCAGGCTACCACGAATGAACGTGAAAGAGATATCCGAAGCTATGCCTCTCATATGGTGCGTTGCTACTCATCGAAATGATACAGGGAGAGTGCTCAAGGCGTGCTCATCCTGTTTCCAGCATCTGACACCATATGTCAGCCAAGTGACTAAGAGTTCGACCATCACCGCCGAAGGTAAGCTTCAGAGATTAATTTATCTTGCGACGGGGTTTGCTCGTTACTGTCATTTTACGACCTTCACAGGGAAACCAGTTTTAGTTGGAGAAGACGAGTCTGTCTATGCTTTTGTTGCCAAGCGTCTTATTGTATTGTCCCGTAATGGCGTTCCACATGTAATACGCAGAGTTGCAATCAAAAATCTGGTTCAACTGAGCGGCAGTCAtccaaatcttttcaattcgAAACCAATTCTATCCCTCATAGATGGAGAACTGGAGTCAGCCAGTTTGGATATTAAACTTGTCATACTGGAGAGCCTTTATGATTTTTTTACAGCCGAGGAACGCAGGTCCATTCTGAAGACTGGCGTCAAtggttcaatttcttcgaatgaaagactgaagaaaaaacttttgaaagagaaaagagtAGAATCAGCGAATGATGGAGTTTGTTCTGCACTCATAACACGTTTTCTAAGACATATCCTAAAAGTGTGCCGTTTAGCAGATATAAAGAGCTCCTTAATTGCTGTCAGGCTTTTAAAGCTGACACTGCAATACGGCTATACCAACCCTTCCCATTGTATACCAACTTTCATCAGCCTGATTGCTTCGACAAACGACTACATGAGACATGTGGCAATCGAAATGTTGACAGAGTTATTTGAGAAATACGAAACTATGGTCTTTAGTGGCATAACACCAGGTGTCAAGCTGGCAATTGAGTACTCTCAATCTTTGCAAGGTAGGAATTTTTCTAGGAACAAGCTCTTCCTGAATAATCTACAAAACATTGTTGGCATGGGTAAAAAAAACTCGACGAGATATTTCAAGAGCGTTTTCAAGGTTCTAAAAGTTTATTTCAATAAAATCAACGGACCTCATACCGAAGATATGATTAAAGATTCGATTTTGTTTATCTCTGCGAACTTATGTTCCTTGTCTTTTCCCAGCCAGTTTGAACTGGCTGAAATACTAAACATTATAGAGTTGCAAGCAGAGCAATTAACAGAATCTTTGGTCGATGAGTatcaagatgaagaagagattaaCGTTCCTCAGAACGTGGAAAATACCTTCGTAGTTCTTGAGTGTCTGAAGAGACTGAAGTCGTTTCTGATAGCTGATTATGGGTTGAAGATTGACATATCGACTGTTGAAGGCGCACAGGCGCTTGAACTCAAGAAAAAACATCTTACATCAACATCGAAACACGATTTCTCAAGTGAGCTGGAAAAATTGCTTTCTGCATTGACAGGGCAGGTGATTTTAGATGATCTCACCAAAATGGTGAGACAAGCAAGTTAG
- the SAS4 gene encoding Sas4p (similar to Saccharomyces cerevisiae SAS4 (YDR181C); ancestral locus Anc_8.382): MAGAPNIVRTLRSKKTVKDHDADKFNFDKEEFEIPPKQRLKVTNWGKSRQEPANGVPRQTASGTEQDVLSDLEQKTEKISSMILDIANHKLADIDPNSCEDLLSDALYNSFHKHMLRQETRMLEGDVAEGEAEAERLHLLSEKLDMIHWPITLRKVTVINDPQDEDECSRKRELTKNCITSMLEKFEAMKNRGIMVARGFKRNRIDPAKDLSKIYNKVDRRLVINYNSSSDEEEEDLSAEEIRRHRRQRRQEQCRGSLIIQLSMNPNATKSRYAIVAEPLRKSYIIKVSQEERKKWKMQMSDTSKTFEYYPPLANQTAVLKRKVEIPLTLGPKTSDESPVTVAPTLRDKRKLLSTTDDIVTAPKNSTEMPSNVKRVLDDVAKVADDVTRKPDDFARAALLVKGNGVKTNNRIHSPPVRKKRRV, encoded by the coding sequence ATGGCCGGTGCCCCGAACATAGTAAGGACTTTGAGATCGAAGAAGACGGTTAAGGATCACGATGCTGATAAGTTTAATTTCgacaaagaagagtttgagatACCTCCCAAGCAAAGGCTAAAAGTTACGAACTGGGGTAAATCTCGACAAGAACCTGCGAATGGAGTGCCAAGACAAACAGCAAGTGGCACTGAGCAAGATGTCTTGTCTGATTTAGAACAAAAAACTGAAAAGATCAGTAGCATGATACTGGACATAGCCAACCATAAACTTGCTGATATTGACCCAAACAGTTGCGAAGACTTGCTTTCAGATGCACTCTATAACTCCTTCCACAAGCACATGCTAAGGCAAGAGACTCGGATGCTCGAGGGGGATGTTGCAGAGGGTGAGGCAGAAGCTGAAAGACTCCATTTACTTTCTGAGAAACTGGATATGATACACTGGCCCATAACTCTAAGAAAAGTTACAGTGATAAACGACCcacaagatgaagatgaatgTTCGAGAAAGAGGGAACTTACTAAGAACTGTATCACTTCAatgcttgaaaaattcgagGCAATGAAAAATCGAGGCATTATGGTGGCTAGAGGCTTTAAGAGAAACCGAATAGATCCAGCAAAAGACCTATCAAAGATTTATAACAAGGTCGATAGAAGACTGGTGATTAATTACAATAGTTCAtcagacgaagaagaagaagatctatCAGCAGAGGAAATTAGACGGCATAGAAGACAGAGAAGACAAGAGCAATGCAGGGGATCTTTGATTATTCAGCTTTCAATGAATCCAAATGCAACTAAGTCGAGGTACGCGATAGTAGCAGAACCGTTGAGGAAATCATATATCATAAAAGTGTCTCAGGAAGagaggaagaaatggaagatGCAAATGAGCGATACTTCAAAGACGTTTGAGTATTATCCTCCTCTAGCAAACCAGACTGCAGTATTGAAGCGCAAAGTGGAGATACCTTTGACACTAGGTCCCAAAACCTCAGACGAGTCACCTGTCACAGTCGCGCCTACCTTACGGGATAAAAGGAAGCTTTTATCGACTACTGATGATATTGTTACGGCGCCGAAAAACAGTACGGAGATGCCAAGTAATGTCAAAAGGGTATTGGATGATGTTGCGAAAGTGGCAGATGATGTAACGAGGAAGCCAGATGATTTTGCGAGAGCAGCACTTCTTGTTAAAGGAAATGGAGTAAAGACTAACAACAGAATACACTCCCCGCCTGTAAGGAAAAAGAGAAGGGTTTAA
- the CDC1 gene encoding putative lipid phosphatase CDC1 (similar to Saccharomyces cerevisiae CDC1 (YDR182W); ancestral locus Anc_8.383), protein MSSRTRPKNLSPKTRKKEDDDYGETGKKWSSRSNSGTGRSVYWRHILLMLISWGLLINYYERSVVKRAMNNCQWGRWEDWPEQAEAHRVGLFADPQIMDAYSYPGRPRFVNYLTSLIVDHYHKRNWKFVHYYLKPDTTFFLGDLFDGGRYWEDDYWIEEYKRFNKIFPKRPFSKTVMSIPGNHDIGFGNDIIEKSLNRFKTYFGEPSSYLDVGNHTFVLLDTISLSDRVNPNVASAPKEFLDNFAQESHPLPRILLSHVPLYRDPQKQVCGDKRESKNPFPLQQGDQYQTVIDADLSQDVLAKVQPKILFSGDDHDYCHISHSYLSDGISKTAEEITVKSCAMNMGINRPAIQLLSLHNDPDSFTEKTYQTNICYMPDPFKPVKMYILMLILSAGWLGYMHFFPRSFNRSVASRMGKTSRAVDSSLPMPVSASHKLESDINSQYRVKEEISIISLMINAGISLVLVLLVFAYFYSSV, encoded by the coding sequence ATGTCGTCAAGAACCCGTCCCAAGAATCTGTCACCGAAAACcaggaagaaagaggatgatgattatgGGGAGACCGGTAAGAAATGGTCATCTCGTTCAAACAGTGGAACAGGACGTTCTGTGTACTGGCGACACATTCTACTGATGCTCATTTCGTGGGGCTTACTCATCAATTACTATGAGAGAAGTGTGGTCAAGAGAGCAATGAATAATTGCCAATGGGGTCGATGGGAAGATTGGCCCGAGCAGGCCGAAGCACATAGGGTAGGCTTATTTGCAGATCCGCAAATAATGGATGCTTATTCATATCCTGGCAGGCCAAGATTTGTCAACTATCTTACAAGTTTAATAGTCGACCATTATCATAAACGAAACTGGAAATTTGTGCATTACTATTTGAAGCCTGATACCAcattctttcttggtgatTTATTCGATGGTGGTCGGTACTGGGAAGATGACTATTGGATTGAGGAGTACAAGAGATTTAATAAAATTTTCCCTAAACGGCCCTTCAGTAAAACTGTGATGAGCATCCCTGGCAATCATGACATCGGATTTGGAAacgatatcattgaaaagagtTTAAATCGTTTTAAGACCTATTTTGGAGAACCTTCGTCATATTTGGATGTCGGCAATCATACTTTTGTGCTGCTAGATACGATATCGCTTTCAGATCGTGTCAATCCGAATGTTGCCTCAGCTCCAAAGGAGTTTTTAGACAACTTTGCCCAAGAATCGCACCCATTGCCAAGGATCTTACTGTCTCATGTACCGCTATACAGAGATCCACAAAAGCAAGTGTGTGGTGACAAGCGGGAGTCCAAAAACCCTTTCCCACTACAACAGGGTGACCAATATCAAACTGTAATAGATGCAGACCTATCTCAAGACGTCTTGGCAAAGGTTCAACCAAAAATATTGTTTTCTGGGGATGATCATGATTATTGTCATATCTCTCATAGCTACCTATCTGATGGGATCAGCAAGACTGCGGAAGAGATCACTGTAAAATCCTGTGCCATGAATATGGGTATTAATCGACCCGCTATTCAGTTACTGTCACTTCACAATGACCCAGATTCATTTACTGAGAAAACATATCAAACCAATATCTGCTACATGCCGGACCCTTTTAAACCCGTAAAGATGTACATATTGATGCTGATCTTATCGGCGGGTTGGCTCGGTTATATGCACTTCTTTCCTCGGTCTTTCAATCGATCAGTAGCTAGCAGGATGGGGAAGACTTCTCGTGCTGTTGACTCTTCGTTACCAATGCCTGTAAGTGCTTCACACAAATTAGAAAGCGACATTAATTCTCAATATCGGGTGAAGGAGGAAATCTCGatcatttctttgatgataaaCGCAGGCATCTCACTCGTTTTAGTTCTGCTCGTTTTTGCGTACTTTTACAGTTCTGTATGA